In Melopsittacus undulatus isolate bMelUnd1 chromosome 6, bMelUnd1.mat.Z, whole genome shotgun sequence, the following proteins share a genomic window:
- the LRRC8D gene encoding volume-regulated anion channel subunit LRRC8D yields MFTLAEVASLNDIQPTYRILKPWWDVFMDYLAVVMLMVAIFAGTMQLTKDQVVCLPVLQSTVNTKPQPSTSGKADFTTVETTTGQGEVTSMGTVSFGSAPTVTPDVLLSRATSSQYQPTESGQELKKEQKDSSGRKTNLDFQQYVFINQMCYHLALPWYSKYFPYLVLIHTIILIVSSNFWFKYPKTCSKIEHFVSILGKCFESPWTTKALSETACEDSEENKQRLTGAQSLPKYVSTSSDEGSPSASTPMITKSGFKFSADKPMIEVPSVTILDKKDGEQAKALFEKVRKFRAHVEDSDLIYKLYVGQTVIKTVKFIFILCYTANFVNTISFEHICNPKVEHLIGYTQFECTHNMAYMLKKLLISYISLICVYGFICLYTLFWLFRIPLKEYSFEKVREESSFSDIPDVKNDFAFLLHMVDQYDQLYSKRFGVFLSEVSENKLREISLNHEWTFEKLRQHVSRNAQDKQELHLFMLSGVPDAVFDLTDLDVLKLELIPEAKIPAKISQMTNLQELHLCHCPAKVEQTAFSFLRDHLRCLHVKFTDVAEIPAWVYLLKNLRELYLIGNLNSENNKMIGLESLRELRHLKILHVKSNLTKIPPNITDVAPHLTKLVIHNDGTKLVVLNSLKKMTNVAELELQNCELERIPHAIFSLSNLQELDLKSNSIRTIEEIISFQHLKRLTCLKLWHNKIVNIPSSITHIKNLESLYLSNNKLESLPAAVFSLQKLRCLDVSYNSIALIPVEIGLLQNLQHFHITGNKVDVLPKQLFKCVKLRTLSLGQNCITSIPDKISQLLQLTHLELKGNCLDRLPATLGQCQLLRKSGLVVEDHLFDALPSEVKEVLNQDTSIPFANGI; encoded by the coding sequence ATGTTCACCCTTGCAGAAGTTGCATCACTCAATGACATCCAGCCAACTTACCGGATCCTGAAACCATGGTGGGATGTGTTTATGGATTATCTAGCTGTTGTCATGTTAATGGTTGCCATTTTTGCTGGAACCATGCAGCTGACCAAAGACCAGGTGGTCTGCTTGCCAGTTCTGCAGTCTACTGTAAATACAAAGCCACAACCCAGTACATCGGGGAAGGCTGACTTCACCACTGTTGAAACAACCACTGGTCAAGGAGAAGTAACATCGATGGGAACGGTTTCCTTTGGGAGTGCCCCTACTGTAACACCTGATGTACTTCTGAGCAGAGCTACCTCGTCTCAGTATCAACCCACTGAATCAGGCCAGGAGctgaaaaaagagcagaaagattCCTCAGGCCGTAAAACCAACTTGGATTTTCAgcaatatgtatttattaacCAGATGTGCTATCATTTGGCTCTTCCTTGGTATTCCAAGTATTTCCCCTATCTTGTTCTCATCCATACTATCATTTTAATAGTCAGTAGCAATTTTTGGTTCAAGTATCCCAAGACTTGCTCAAAAATTGAGCATTTTGTGTCTATATTGGGGAAGTGCTTTGAGTCCCCTTGGACTACCAAAGCCTTGTCTGAAACAGCATGTGAGGACTCAGAGGAGAACAAACAGCGGTTAACTGGTGCCCAGTCCCTACCCAAGTATGTTTCCACTAGCAGTGATGAAGGAAGCCCGAGTGCCAGCACTCCCATGATAACTAAGTCTGGCTTCAAGTTTTCAGCTGACAAGCCAATGATTGAGGTTCCCAGCGTCACTATCTTAgataagaaagatggagagcaAGCCAAAGCACTGTTTGAGAAAGTGCGTAAGTTCCGGGCTCACGTGGAAGACAGTGATCTGATTTATAAGCTCTATGTTGGCCAGACTGTCATCAAAACTGTCAAGTTCATATTTATTCTTTGCTATACTGCAAACTTCGTCAACACCATCAGCTTTGAACACATCTGCAACCCAAAAGTGGAACACCTGATTGGTTACACCCAGTTTGAGTGCACACACAACATGGCTTATATGTTGAAGAAACTGCTCATCAGCTATATTTCCCTCATTTGTGTCTATGGCTTTATCTGCCTCTACACCCTTTTCTGGCTGTTCCGAATACCTTTGAAGGAATATTCATTTGAGAAGGTCAGAGAAGAGAGTAGCTTCAGTGATATCCCTGATGTCAAAAATGACTTTGCATTTCTCTTGCACATGGTAGATCAGTATGACCAGTTGTATTCCAAGCGTTTCGGTGTCTTTCTGTCAGAGGTAAGTGAGAACAAGCTACGGGAAATCAGTTTAAACCATGAGTGGACTTTTGAGAAGCTGCGGCAGCACGTTTCCCGCAACGCCCAGGACAAACAGGAGTTGCATCTCTTCATGCTGTCGGGGGTCCCTGATGCTGTGTTTGACCTGACAGATCTGGATGTGTTGAAACTGGAGCTGATTCCTGAAGCTAAAATCCCAGCGAAAATCTCCCAGATGACAAATCTCCAGGAGCTTCACCTGTGCCACTGCCCTGCCAAGGTTGAGCAGACTGCTTTCAGCTTCCTGCGGGACCATTTGAGATGTCTTCACGTGAAGTTCACAGATGTTGCAGAGATTCCTGCATGGGTCTATCTGCTCAAAAACCTCCGGGAGTTGTACTTGATAGGCAACCTGAActctgaaaacaacaaaatgatAGGGCTCGAATCCCTCAGAGAGCTGAGGCACCTGAAGATTCTCCATGTGAAGAGCAATCTGACCAAAATCCCCCCCAACATCACAGATGTCGCCCCACATCTGACAAAGCTAGTCATTCATAATGACGGCACTAAGCTTGTGGTACTCAATAGCCTTAAGAAAATGACTAATGTCGCGGAGTTGGAACTGCAGAACTGTGAACTGGAGAGAATTCCCCACGCCATCTTCAGCCTCTCTAACTTACAGGAACTGGATTTAAAGTCAAACAGCATACGCACAATTGAAGAAATCATCAGTTTCCAGCACTTAAAAAGATTGACTTGTTTAAAGCTATGGCACAACAAAATAGTCAACATTCCTTCCTCCATTACCCACATAAAGAATTTGGAGTCTCTTTATCTCTCCAATAACAAACTCGAATCCTTACCAGCTGCAGTGTTCAGTTTACAGAAACTAAGGTGTTTAGACGTGAGCTACAACTCCATCGCGTTGATTCCTGTGGAAATAGGTTTGCTTCAAAACCTGCAGCATTTTCACATCACAGGCAACAAAGTCGATGTTTTGCCAAAGCAGTTGTTTAAATGTGTTAAGTTGAGGACTTTGAGTCTGGGACAGAACTGCATTACCTCAATCCCAGATAAAATCAGTCAACTGCTGCAGCTGACTCACCTGGAACTGAAGGGAAACTGCTTGGACCGCCTGCCAGCCACGCTGGGGCAGTGTCAGCTTCTCAGGAAAAGCGGGCTCGTGGTGGAGGATCACCTCTTTGACGCGCTGCCCTCAGAAGTTAAAGAGGTGTTGAACCAAGACACAAGCATTCCGTTTGCTAATGGGATCTAG